A genome region from Eubacteriales bacterium includes the following:
- a CDS encoding putative sporulation protein YtxC, which yields MNKKLKYSIVLTKKSEYVHTLLKRKIERCKHLKIIKNEEKGKGAILFEVEAKDVEGDILISRIISDVIVENMQLRFLVETVKKKYAFLEERAQCDVLIKTLRLLWFRKKDKIDNYTLTKVDIEKRVRKYFEESKKNEIILDGFLNFRLQDHKKSWEDMLKRVVQGYILEKDYRDFISILRYFVSIKKPVKKLVNLKYEGNKYVLSDENGDEIDYAKYESNLGIKGSMSSSDIVLSMLINLAPEKIMLYDYKDFPDKKFVLTVKNVFFKRVVLKTVRQD from the coding sequence GTGAATAAAAAATTGAAATACTCTATAGTTCTTACTAAAAAAAGTGAATATGTCCATACGTTGCTTAAAAGGAAAATAGAACGTTGTAAACATTTAAAAATAATAAAAAACGAAGAAAAGGGCAAAGGCGCTATATTGTTTGAAGTTGAGGCGAAAGACGTTGAAGGCGATATACTGATATCAAGGATAATATCTGATGTAATAGTTGAAAACATGCAGCTTAGGTTTTTAGTTGAAACTGTGAAAAAAAAGTATGCTTTTTTAGAAGAACGCGCTCAATGCGACGTATTGATTAAGACGCTAAGGTTACTGTGGTTCAGAAAAAAAGACAAGATAGACAATTATACTTTGACAAAAGTTGATATAGAAAAACGGGTTAGAAAATATTTTGAAGAGAGTAAAAAAAATGAAATAATTTTGGATGGATTTTTAAATTTCCGCTTACAGGACCATAAAAAATCATGGGAAGATATGTTAAAGCGTGTTGTGCAAGGGTATATTCTGGAAAAGGATTACCGGGATTTTATCAGCATTCTAAGGTATTTCGTATCGATAAAAAAACCCGTTAAAAAGCTTGTTAATTTAAAATACGAAGGCAACAAATATGTGTTGTCAGATGAAAACGGCGACGAAATAGATTACGCTAAATATGAGAGCAACTTGGGCATTAAAGGGAGTATGTCTTCTTCTGATATCGTTTTGAGTATGCTTATAAATTTAGCCCCGGAAAAGATAATGCTTTATGATTATAAAGATTTTCCGGATAAAAAGTTCGTCTTAACGGTAAAGAATGTCTTTTTCAAAAGAGTGGTTTTGAAAACTGTAAGGCAGGATTAA
- the secG gene encoding preprotein translocase subunit SecG — MQILSIILQVILCIFAIVLIVTVLLQPSKGAGVSGALGGASDTSFGGGSKKARGMEAKMARFTKICAVGFMIIAVALLIIQKFS; from the coding sequence ATGCAAATTTTATCAATAATATTACAAGTTATTCTTTGCATATTTGCAATAGTGTTGATAGTAACTGTGTTACTGCAACCCAGCAAGGGTGCAGGTGTATCAGGAGCACTTGGTGGCGCCTCGGATACTTCATTTGGAGGAGGATCAAAAAAGGCAAGAGGAATGGAAGCCAAAATGGCCAGATTTACAAAAATCTGCGCTGTGGGTTTCATGATAATAGCCGTTGCACTTCTTATCATCCAAAAGTTTTCGTGA
- a CDS encoding sulfite exporter TauE/SafE family protein codes for MNIILIITGTAFGIIGGMGMGGGVILIPVLTLLLSFSQHGAQALNLAIFFPMAVAAIVLHFKHKLIRLRSAVKLIIGGLPGAALGAYLAILLDERTLRTVFGTFLLLVAAYRIYIMEIKDKKSKKL; via the coding sequence TTGAATATAATCCTCATTATAACTGGGACAGCATTCGGGATCATAGGTGGTATGGGAATGGGCGGCGGTGTGATATTAATACCTGTATTAACTTTATTGCTTAGCTTTTCCCAGCATGGTGCGCAGGCTTTAAACCTTGCCATATTTTTTCCAATGGCCGTAGCCGCCATTGTCCTTCATTTTAAGCATAAGTTAATACGCCTAAGATCAGCGGTAAAACTAATAATAGGAGGACTGCCCGGTGCCGCACTAGGTGCATACCTTGCTATTTTGCTGGACGAAAGGACACTGCGTACTGTATTCGGCACGTTTTTGCTCCTAGTTGCAGCATATAGAATTTATATTATGGAAATCAAAGACAAAAAGAGCAAAAAACTTTAA
- the smpB gene encoding SsrA-binding protein SmpB, translated as MQKGVKIIAQNKKARHDYFIEDTYEAGLELVGTEVKSIRQGKVNLRDSFAQVKNGEMLVYNMHISPYEKGNIFNKDPLRVRKLLLHKSEIRKLNAMVMQKGLTLVPLSIYLSKGLVKMELAVAQGKKLYDKREDMAKKDAKRDMERHLRDNNR; from the coding sequence ATGCAAAAAGGCGTAAAGATAATAGCGCAAAATAAAAAGGCGCGGCATGATTATTTCATAGAGGATACGTATGAAGCAGGGCTTGAACTGGTCGGAACGGAGGTTAAATCCATAAGGCAGGGCAAGGTCAATTTAAGGGACAGTTTTGCCCAGGTAAAGAACGGCGAAATGCTTGTTTATAACATGCATATAAGCCCTTACGAAAAAGGCAATATATTTAATAAAGACCCACTTAGGGTAAGGAAACTGCTGCTTCATAAAAGCGAAATACGCAAATTAAATGCAATGGTGATGCAAAAAGGGCTTACGCTCGTACCCTTAAGCATTTATTTAAGCAAAGGCCTTGTTAAGATGGAACTTGCTGTCGCACAAGGCAAGAAGCTTTATGATAAAAGGGAAGACATGGCTAAAAAGGATGCCAAGCGAGATATGGAGCGCCATTTAAGAGATAATAATAGATAA
- a CDS encoding sulfite exporter TauE/SafE family protein, which translates to MNIKDKFQKSRPKKRAIVNIAVGLFSGIINGFLGSAGGIAVVECLELEGYETKVSHATALLVILPLSILSVIFYAGSGYLEVNSLIFLSIGSLIGGILGAMLLKKASPKFINRLFTLIIIVCGVRMLF; encoded by the coding sequence ATGAATATAAAAGATAAATTTCAAAAATCAAGGCCTAAAAAAAGAGCTATCGTAAACATTGCAGTCGGTTTATTCTCCGGTATAATAAATGGATTTTTAGGTTCTGCTGGCGGTATAGCTGTAGTTGAGTGCTTGGAACTAGAAGGCTATGAAACTAAAGTCTCCCATGCAACCGCATTATTAGTGATACTTCCGCTTTCTATATTAAGTGTCATATTTTACGCCGGTTCCGGTTATTTAGAAGTAAACTCCCTTATATTTTTGTCAATAGGTTCTCTTATAGGTGGCATTTTAGGTGCAATGCTGCTTAAAAAAGCCAGCCCTAAGTTTATAAACCGCCTCTTTACACTTATTATCATCGTTTGCGGAGTGAGGATGTTGTTTTGA
- the rnr gene encoding ribonuclease R, with translation MSIKEEIIRVIEEKGTPMPIKKVKEYLKDEAKGDDIDRAAFELIGEYKLFRTKGAKLALPLHVGYITGEFCANQRGFGFVYNDTGDIFIPPGNKNGAINGDTVLVKVSETAKDGKSAEGIIERVLKESSQVIVGTVDKNGRAVMVIPDNRCYDDIYIRRRGQQGLKSGQKVVVRIDARARGERHAEGTVIELLGTEHEKGIDVLSVVRAFGIPEEFSNEVIKESEKAARHPIAEDLNGREDFTSDNVFTIDGDDAKDLDDAISVGKSNGVYRLGVHIADVSHYVRKGSELDKSALERGTSVYMLDKVVPMLPKVLSNGVCSLNEKEIRLTLSCVMDIDEKGQVMSHRICKSFIKSKHRMTYNNVNKILGGDEALKVKYEDIFSDILLARELAGILEENRKAAGSIDLNIDEAKIDVDENGKPLNVHVRERGISEHMIEEFMLMANKVVAEEYFYRDIPFIYRVHDKMDAGKMEALTVFLANLGYKFKGRPDNVHTKDIQNILTLCNGEEFENIISRIVLRSMKKAEYSDECRGHFGLGFKFYCHFTSPIRRYPDLYIHRVISNTLNGKMKNLDKKRKEAAAVSDTSSKYERRAMEAEREIEAIKKAQYMEDKVGKKYDGMISGVTQNAMFVELDNTIEGIVLLSSIKDDFYVYFEKLYCVIGERTKKRYSLGDKVKVYVKSVDVRQKRVEFELVQ, from the coding sequence ATGAGTATTAAAGAAGAGATCATTAGAGTAATTGAAGAAAAAGGAACGCCTATGCCGATAAAGAAGGTAAAGGAATACCTTAAAGATGAAGCAAAAGGGGACGACATAGACAGGGCTGCTTTTGAACTGATAGGCGAGTATAAACTTTTCAGGACAAAGGGAGCTAAGTTGGCTCTTCCACTCCACGTAGGATATATAACCGGTGAGTTTTGCGCCAATCAAAGAGGCTTTGGCTTTGTCTATAACGATACGGGAGATATATTTATTCCGCCGGGCAATAAAAACGGGGCTATAAACGGAGATACTGTTTTAGTTAAGGTAAGCGAGACGGCAAAGGATGGAAAAAGCGCAGAAGGTATTATAGAAAGGGTATTAAAGGAGTCTTCTCAGGTTATTGTTGGAACCGTTGATAAAAACGGGAGGGCTGTGATGGTCATCCCGGACAACAGGTGCTATGACGATATCTATATAAGAAGAAGAGGGCAGCAGGGCCTTAAAAGCGGCCAAAAGGTAGTTGTCAGGATAGATGCACGGGCACGTGGAGAAAGGCATGCAGAGGGAACTGTAATTGAGCTGTTGGGGACTGAGCATGAAAAAGGTATAGATGTATTGTCTGTAGTACGCGCCTTTGGTATTCCCGAGGAGTTTTCTAACGAAGTTATTAAAGAAAGCGAGAAGGCAGCAAGGCACCCGATAGCCGAGGATTTAAACGGCAGGGAAGATTTTACTTCAGACAACGTCTTTACGATTGACGGCGACGACGCAAAGGATTTAGACGATGCAATATCCGTAGGCAAATCTAATGGCGTTTACCGCCTGGGCGTGCACATAGCAGACGTATCGCATTATGTTCGTAAAGGAAGCGAGCTTGATAAAAGTGCACTTGAGCGCGGCACAAGCGTATATATGTTGGATAAGGTAGTTCCTATGCTGCCTAAAGTACTGTCAAACGGGGTATGTTCGCTTAATGAAAAGGAGATAAGGCTGACTCTTTCGTGTGTGATGGATATAGATGAAAAAGGGCAGGTTATGTCGCATAGGATATGCAAGAGCTTTATTAAATCTAAACACAGGATGACATACAACAATGTAAATAAAATCTTGGGCGGAGATGAAGCTTTAAAAGTCAAATACGAAGATATATTTAGCGATATATTGCTGGCAAGAGAGTTGGCCGGTATTTTAGAAGAAAACAGAAAGGCGGCCGGCAGCATCGATTTAAACATAGACGAAGCTAAAATAGATGTCGATGAAAACGGTAAGCCATTAAACGTCCATGTTCGTGAACGCGGCATTTCAGAACATATGATAGAAGAGTTTATGCTGATGGCTAACAAAGTCGTTGCGGAGGAATATTTTTATAGGGATATTCCATTCATATATAGGGTGCACGATAAGATGGATGCCGGAAAGATGGAGGCTTTAACAGTATTTTTGGCTAACTTGGGATATAAGTTTAAGGGCAGGCCGGACAATGTCCACACAAAGGACATACAAAATATCCTTACTCTGTGTAATGGTGAGGAATTTGAAAATATAATAAGCAGAATAGTCCTCCGGTCTATGAAAAAGGCGGAATATTCAGACGAATGCAGGGGCCATTTTGGGCTTGGATTTAAGTTTTACTGCCACTTTACTTCACCGATAAGAAGGTATCCGGACCTTTATATACACAGGGTAATATCGAATACTCTTAACGGTAAAATGAAAAATTTAGATAAGAAAAGGAAAGAGGCAGCGGCTGTTTCAGATACATCATCTAAATACGAGCGGCGCGCGATGGAAGCAGAGCGTGAAATAGAGGCTATAAAAAAGGCTCAGTATATGGAAGACAAAGTTGGCAAAAAGTATGATGGCATGATATCCGGAGTTACACAAAATGCGATGTTTGTAGAGCTTGATAATACTATTGAAGGTATAGTTTTGCTAAGCTCAATCAAGGATGATTTTTACGTCTATTTTGAAAAGCTTTACTGTGTCATAGGAGAGAGGACTAAAAAGAGGTATAGCCTGGGCGATAAGGTCAAAGTCTACGTTAAAAGCGTAGATGTCCGCCAGAAGAGGGTGGAATTTGAACTTGTTCAGTAA